A single window of Pseudomonas lijiangensis DNA harbors:
- a CDS encoding 2-hydroxyacid dehydrogenase, whose amino-acid sequence MPALLYKADPARSERWKALFAEHAPDIEWRTWPDIGDPQDIHYLAAWLAPDDLEQVLPNLKVLFALSAGVDQLDLSRIPKSLPVVRLLDPGISHGMCEYACFAVLTLHREMLRYRQQQIEGRWQAHPLIPAHKRRIGVMGLGLQAQHILASLKGFGFALSGWARSEHRIEGVDCHAGPEQLPAFLAQCDILLCVLPLTEQTEGILDRELFKHLPKGAALINMGRGKHLVEDDLLAALDSGQLSAAVLDVLHKEPAASDHPFWKHPNILLTPHVAAMTQPESAFAGLLENIRRFERGESMEGQVDRGQGY is encoded by the coding sequence ATGCCTGCCCTGCTCTATAAAGCCGATCCTGCCCGCAGCGAGCGCTGGAAAGCCCTGTTCGCCGAGCACGCGCCCGATATCGAGTGGCGCACCTGGCCTGACATCGGCGACCCGCAGGACATCCATTACCTGGCGGCCTGGCTGGCTCCCGACGACCTGGAACAGGTACTCCCCAACCTCAAGGTGCTGTTTGCGCTGTCAGCAGGTGTCGATCAACTGGACCTGAGCCGTATCCCGAAGTCATTGCCGGTGGTGCGCTTGCTGGACCCCGGTATCAGCCACGGCATGTGCGAATACGCCTGCTTCGCCGTGCTGACCCTGCATCGTGAAATGCTGCGCTATCGTCAGCAGCAGATCGAAGGCCGCTGGCAGGCTCATCCGCTGATTCCGGCGCATAAACGGCGCATCGGCGTCATGGGGCTCGGGTTGCAGGCGCAGCATATTCTCGCGAGCCTGAAAGGGTTCGGCTTTGCCTTGTCAGGCTGGGCGCGCAGTGAGCATCGCATTGAAGGCGTCGACTGCCATGCGGGACCTGAACAACTCCCCGCGTTCCTGGCGCAATGCGACATCCTGCTGTGCGTGCTGCCCCTGACCGAACAGACCGAAGGCATCCTCGACCGCGAACTCTTCAAGCACCTGCCCAAAGGCGCGGCGCTGATCAATATGGGTCGCGGCAAGCATCTGGTGGAAGACGACCTGTTGGCCGCGCTGGACAGCGGCCAGCTCAGCGCCGCCGTGCTGGATGTGCTGCATAAGGAGCCGGCTGCCAGCGATCACCCGTTCTGGAAACACCCGAACATCCTGCTGACACCCCATGTCGCCGCCATGACCCAACCGGAAAGCGCATTTGCAGGCTTGCTGGAAAACATTCGTCGGTTCGAGCGGGGCGAGTCGATGGAAGGGCAAGTGGATCGCGGGCAAGGCTATTAG
- the gabT gene encoding 4-aminobutyrate--2-oxoglutarate transaminase — MNSKVDETPHLLRQRDQFVPRGVVTAHPLVIDRAQGSELWDVDGKRYLDFVGGIGVLNIGHNHPNVVKAVQGQLEKVTHACFQVVAYQPYVELAKRLSNLVAGDSGIDHKAVFFTSGAEAVENAVKIARAHTNRPAIISFRGGFHGRTLLGTTLTGMSQPYKQNFGPLAPEVFHTPYPNEYRGVTGEMALAALHELLATQVAPDRVAAIIIEPVQGDGGFLAAPVEFLKALRALTEQHGIVLILDEIQTGFGRTGTWFGFQHAGIQPDLVTVAKSLAGGLPLSGVVGRAEIMDAPLPGGLGGTYGGNALACAAALAVIDTYEQEKLPERGEQLGHYLRAGLLKLQSRYSCIGDVRGPGFMLAMEIVKDDAARSPDADLNQRLIDQARIGGLLVIKCGVYRNVLRFLAPLVTTEEQIDEALTILDGALARVLKSK; from the coding sequence ATGAACAGCAAAGTCGACGAAACACCTCATCTGCTCCGTCAACGCGATCAGTTCGTACCCCGTGGCGTGGTCACTGCTCACCCGCTGGTCATCGATCGTGCGCAGGGTTCCGAATTGTGGGATGTCGATGGCAAGCGCTATCTGGACTTCGTCGGCGGCATCGGTGTGCTGAACATCGGCCACAATCATCCGAATGTCGTCAAGGCCGTGCAGGGCCAGTTGGAAAAGGTCACCCATGCCTGCTTTCAGGTGGTTGCCTACCAGCCTTACGTGGAACTGGCCAAGCGCCTGAGCAACCTGGTGGCCGGTGATAGCGGCATCGACCACAAGGCGGTGTTTTTCACGTCCGGTGCCGAAGCGGTCGAGAACGCGGTGAAAATTGCCCGCGCCCATACCAATCGCCCGGCGATCATTTCGTTTCGGGGCGGCTTCCACGGTCGCACCTTGCTGGGCACGACCCTGACCGGCATGAGCCAGCCCTACAAGCAGAACTTCGGGCCGCTGGCGCCGGAAGTGTTCCACACCCCGTACCCCAACGAATACCGTGGCGTCACGGGTGAAATGGCCCTGGCTGCGCTGCATGAATTGCTGGCGACACAAGTTGCGCCGGATCGCGTGGCGGCCATCATCATCGAGCCTGTGCAGGGCGATGGCGGTTTTCTGGCTGCGCCAGTCGAGTTCCTGAAAGCGCTGCGGGCCTTGACCGAGCAGCATGGCATTGTCCTGATTCTCGATGAAATCCAGACCGGTTTTGGTCGTACGGGCACATGGTTCGGTTTCCAGCACGCCGGCATTCAGCCGGATCTGGTGACCGTTGCCAAAAGCCTGGCGGGCGGTCTGCCGCTGTCGGGTGTTGTCGGGCGTGCCGAAATCATGGATGCACCGCTTCCGGGCGGCCTGGGCGGCACCTATGGCGGCAATGCTCTGGCCTGCGCCGCAGCCCTGGCGGTAATCGATACCTACGAACAGGAAAAACTGCCGGAGCGCGGCGAGCAACTGGGCCACTACCTGCGTGCCGGCTTGCTCAAGCTTCAGTCCCGCTATTCCTGCATTGGTGACGTACGTGGTCCCGGTTTCATGCTGGCGATGGAAATCGTCAAGGACGATGCTGCGCGCAGCCCGGATGCCGATCTCAATCAGCGACTGATCGATCAGGCCCGTATCGGCGGCCTGCTGGTGATCAAGTGTGGCGTCTATCGCAACGTGCTGCGCTTCCTTGCGCCCCTGGTGACGACTGAAGAGCAGATCGACGAAGCCCTGACCATCCTCGACGGGGCCTTGGCACGAGTATTGAAGTCGAAGTAG
- a CDS encoding HAD family hydrolase: MALTDYRALLIDCDEVLVDRDSGVWSALQPLLEHSTGKPDREQVLAAFAEAVSALYPRFGELGFSGLLCFAHRQLAERFGARVTWEEGMAFARSVDTWTLFEDAPGAMLYLRKFYRLLVYADRDAQDRNALCERLGLEPDSLLSLTTHPLDDTTWLAEMDLHPSETLLVSRPPASALGNGGLCLIRRDRAEHRQPCPADLCINSMADLVAQHQLSLRR; the protein is encoded by the coding sequence ATGGCGCTGACTGATTACCGGGCACTGTTGATCGACTGCGATGAAGTTCTGGTGGACCGCGATTCCGGTGTCTGGTCGGCGTTGCAGCCATTGCTGGAACACAGCACCGGCAAACCCGACAGGGAGCAGGTGCTGGCGGCATTCGCTGAGGCCGTGAGTGCGCTTTATCCGCGTTTCGGCGAGCTGGGGTTCAGTGGTCTGCTGTGTTTTGCCCATCGACAACTGGCCGAGCGTTTCGGCGCAAGGGTCACCTGGGAAGAAGGCATGGCTTTCGCGCGTTCGGTGGACACCTGGACGCTGTTCGAGGATGCGCCGGGTGCCATGCTGTACCTGCGCAAGTTTTACCGACTGCTGGTTTATGCCGACCGCGATGCTCAGGATCGCAATGCCTTGTGCGAGCGTCTTGGGCTGGAACCCGACAGCCTGTTGTCGCTGACCACGCACCCGCTGGATGACACGACCTGGCTGGCCGAGATGGATCTGCACCCGAGTGAAACCCTGCTGGTGTCACGGCCTCCCGCGTCGGCGCTGGGCAACGGCGGCCTGTGCCTGATTCGTCGCGACCGTGCCGAACATCGTCAGCCTTGCCCCGCCGATCTGTGTATCAACAGCATGGCCGACCTTGTGGCGCAGCATCAGTTGTCTTTAAGGCGCTGA
- a CDS encoding Lrp/AsnC family transcriptional regulator codes for MEGLVKLDRIDINILVELQKDGRMTNVSLADAVGLSASPCLQRVKRLESAGYISSYKAHLNLAKITESVTVFTEISLSDHKREDFAKFEANIRHVDEVLECHLISGGYDYLVRFMTRSIQHYQEVIEELLDKNIGISKYFSYIVIKSPVMKDGVPLRKLLRH; via the coding sequence ATGGAAGGCCTGGTCAAACTGGATCGTATTGATATCAATATCCTGGTCGAGCTTCAGAAAGACGGTCGCATGACCAACGTCAGCCTCGCAGATGCTGTAGGCCTGTCAGCCAGCCCTTGCCTGCAACGGGTCAAGCGCCTGGAATCGGCCGGTTATATCTCCAGCTACAAGGCTCACCTGAACCTCGCGAAGATCACCGAATCGGTCACGGTGTTCACCGAAATCTCCCTCAGCGACCACAAGCGCGAAGACTTTGCCAAGTTCGAGGCCAATATCCGGCACGTGGACGAAGTGCTCGAATGCCATCTCATCAGTGGCGGCTACGACTATCTGGTGCGCTTCATGACCCGCAGCATCCAGCACTATCAGGAAGTGATCGAGGAGTTGCTGGACAAGAATATCGGCATCTCCAAGTACTTCAGCTACATCGTCATCAAATCACCTGTCATGAAAGACGGTGTGCCTTTACGCAAGCTTTTGCGTCATTGA
- a CDS encoding methyl-accepting chemotaxis protein produces MPSAPRFLEHYRKADRIMLGLIWLLFVYSIGLAFWHDTFTQAMLVGGGTALVLTALYRAIGGSRLMRCCFGVGLMIMAALHINQAQGVVEIHFGIFVFLAVLTFYRDWLPILVAAAVIAVHHVVFHVLQHSGFPVYVMHHASGWGMVMVHAVYVVVETAILMYLAVQNQAEAVENQDMLDKMLATALQLTTDARVGEKAGRVSLTQRFESFLAQITGLVDGVVRDTRGLGELGHDLARASGTLEAGAQHQLTEIARMSDAMQRMGGAMNDISGHVAQAVQRAGDAHEQVTHGRESVGRAQTEITRLAERINTTDETVQALAEQSEQVGKVLDVIGSIAEQTNLLALNAAIEAARAGEQGRGFAVVADEVRNLAQRTASSTKEIQVIIHDLQQGSRQAATAMQDSLEDVGRCVENSQRASESLRAVGDGIGHITQLNGLIATTTDEQSTASREIADQLRSVQNIAEDTAANIDVLTQSSQRLPPLAMRLEALGKTFNR; encoded by the coding sequence ATGCCTTCAGCTCCTCGTTTTCTTGAGCATTACCGCAAGGCCGATCGCATCATGCTTGGCCTGATCTGGCTGCTGTTTGTGTATTCGATCGGATTGGCGTTCTGGCACGACACCTTCACTCAGGCAATGCTGGTGGGCGGTGGCACTGCATTGGTGCTGACTGCACTGTATCGAGCCATCGGCGGCAGCCGTTTGATGCGCTGCTGCTTTGGCGTCGGCCTGATGATTATGGCGGCCCTGCACATCAATCAGGCCCAGGGAGTGGTGGAAATCCACTTCGGCATCTTTGTATTCCTGGCCGTACTGACCTTCTACCGCGACTGGCTGCCGATTCTGGTTGCAGCAGCCGTGATCGCCGTTCATCACGTTGTATTCCACGTCCTGCAGCATTCGGGCTTCCCGGTGTATGTCATGCACCATGCCAGTGGCTGGGGCATGGTGATGGTGCATGCCGTCTATGTAGTGGTAGAGACGGCGATCCTCATGTACCTCGCCGTTCAGAACCAGGCCGAGGCCGTCGAGAATCAGGACATGCTCGACAAAATGCTCGCCACCGCTTTGCAGCTCACTACCGATGCGCGGGTTGGTGAAAAAGCCGGCAGGGTTTCCCTTACCCAGCGCTTCGAGAGTTTTCTGGCGCAGATCACCGGGCTGGTGGATGGCGTGGTCCGTGATACTCGCGGCCTTGGCGAACTGGGCCATGACTTGGCCAGGGCCAGCGGCACACTGGAAGCCGGAGCGCAGCATCAGTTGACTGAAATCGCCCGCATGAGTGATGCGATGCAGCGCATGGGCGGCGCCATGAACGATATTTCCGGGCATGTCGCCCAAGCTGTTCAGCGTGCTGGCGATGCCCACGAACAGGTGACGCACGGGCGTGAAAGCGTCGGTCGGGCGCAAACTGAAATCACCCGGCTGGCCGAGCGTATCAACACCACCGATGAAACGGTGCAGGCCCTTGCCGAGCAGTCGGAGCAGGTTGGCAAGGTGCTGGATGTGATTGGCAGCATCGCCGAACAGACCAACCTGCTGGCACTCAATGCCGCCATCGAAGCCGCCCGGGCTGGCGAGCAGGGCCGTGGTTTTGCCGTCGTGGCCGATGAGGTCCGTAACCTGGCCCAGCGCACGGCTTCGTCCACCAAGGAAATCCAGGTCATCATCCATGACCTGCAACAAGGCAGCCGCCAGGCTGCCACGGCCATGCAGGACAGCCTCGAAGATGTCGGGCGCTGCGTCGAAAACAGCCAGCGCGCATCCGAATCGCTGCGCGCCGTGGGTGACGGGATCGGCCATATCACGCAACTCAACGGCCTGATTGCCACCACCACTGACGAGCAGTCCACGGCAAGCCGGGAAATCGCCGATCAACTGCGCTCGGTACAGAACATCGCCGAAGACACCGCCGCCAATATCGACGTGCTGACCCAAAGCAGCCAACGCTTGCCCCCGTTGGCCATGCGACTTGAGGCGTTGGGCAAGACCTTCAACCGATAG
- a CDS encoding ABC transporter ATP-binding protein, with amino-acid sequence MQETLIEIRDLRVAFNGHEVVHGVSLDIRRGECLALVGESGSGKSVTAHSILRLLPAKTVSTQGTIRYDGVDLVSASDKQLRSLRGNRVAMIFQEPMSSLNPLHTVEKQIGEILITHKGLKGKAARDRTLELLDLVGIRDPLARLKAYPHQLSGGQRQRIMIAMALANEPDLLIADEPTTALDVTVQVKILELLKSLQQRLGMSLLLISHDLNLVRRIAQRVCVMREGQIVEQADCQALFDHPQHPYSRLLINAEPDGEPVPSTHRNTLLSVQDLKVWFPLSKGWFKRDPRYIKAVDGVSFELLKGKTLGIVGESGSGKSTLGQAILRLVDSEGSIRFGTKELSLHSQHLMRSLRRQLQVVFQDPFGSLSPRMTVKQIIAEGLVTHRIGTAEEREQTVIRVLQEVGLDPATRHRYPHEFSGGQRQRISIARALVLEPDLILLDEPTSALDRTVQKQIVALLRDLQIRHGLTYLFISHDLAVVHALAHDLIVIKDGKVVEQGPSREIFARPQQPYTQELLRSSGLVFA; translated from the coding sequence ATGCAAGAGACCCTGATTGAAATACGCGACCTGCGCGTCGCCTTCAACGGCCACGAAGTGGTGCATGGTGTCAGCCTCGATATCCGGCGCGGCGAATGCCTGGCGCTGGTGGGTGAGTCCGGCTCGGGCAAATCCGTCACGGCCCACTCGATCCTGCGCCTGCTGCCGGCAAAGACCGTCAGCACCCAGGGTACGATCCGCTACGACGGCGTGGACCTGGTGAGTGCCAGTGACAAGCAACTGCGCAGCCTGCGCGGCAACCGGGTGGCGATGATCTTTCAAGAGCCCATGAGCTCGTTGAACCCGCTGCATACGGTCGAGAAACAGATTGGCGAAATCCTGATCACCCACAAGGGGCTCAAGGGCAAGGCCGCCCGGGACCGGACGCTTGAGCTGCTGGACCTGGTGGGCATCCGTGACCCGCTCGCGCGCCTCAAGGCTTACCCTCATCAGCTTTCCGGCGGTCAGCGCCAGCGCATCATGATCGCCATGGCGTTGGCCAACGAGCCTGACCTGCTGATTGCCGATGAACCCACCACGGCGCTGGATGTGACGGTGCAGGTGAAGATCCTCGAACTGCTCAAGTCCCTGCAACAGCGCCTGGGCATGTCATTGCTGCTCATCAGCCACGACCTCAATCTGGTACGCCGCATAGCCCAGAGGGTCTGTGTGATGCGTGAAGGGCAGATCGTCGAGCAGGCTGACTGCCAGGCCCTGTTCGACCACCCGCAGCACCCTTACAGTCGCCTGTTGATCAACGCCGAGCCTGACGGCGAGCCGGTGCCTTCTACCCATCGCAACACCCTGCTGTCGGTACAGGACCTGAAAGTCTGGTTCCCGTTGAGCAAAGGCTGGTTCAAACGCGACCCTCGCTACATCAAGGCTGTGGATGGGGTGAGTTTTGAACTGCTCAAAGGCAAGACGCTGGGCATCGTCGGCGAGTCCGGCTCGGGCAAATCGACCCTGGGCCAGGCGATCCTGCGCCTGGTCGATTCCGAAGGCAGCATCCGCTTCGGCACCAAGGAACTGAGCCTGCATAGTCAGCACCTGATGCGCTCCTTGCGGCGCCAGTTGCAAGTGGTCTTTCAAGATCCGTTCGGCAGCCTCAGCCCACGCATGACCGTGAAACAGATCATTGCCGAAGGACTGGTCACCCACAGGATCGGCACTGCCGAGGAGCGCGAGCAGACGGTCATCCGGGTCCTGCAGGAAGTCGGGCTCGACCCGGCCACCCGTCATCGTTACCCTCATGAATTCTCCGGCGGTCAGCGCCAGCGCATCTCGATTGCCCGGGCGCTGGTGCTTGAACCGGATCTGATTCTGCTGGACGAACCCACCTCGGCACTGGATCGCACGGTGCAGAAACAGATCGTCGCCTTGCTGCGCGACCTGCAGATTCGCCACGGCCTGACGTATCTGTTCATCAGCCATGACCTGGCAGTGGTTCATGCACTGGCGCATGACCTGATCGTCATCAAGGACGGAAAGGTGGTCGAGCAAGGCCCTTCACGAGAGATCTTTGCCAGGCCACAGCAGCCCTATACACAGGAACTGCTGCGGTCATCGGGACTGGTCTTCGCATGA
- a CDS encoding ABC transporter permease, producing MFEFSPQSKRRMALFKANRRGWWSLWIFLALMLVCLCGELIANDKPLVLSYEGRLYYPVLHTYMETDFGGELPFEPDYSSDYVRQLIAAKNGWMLFAPIPFSYDTINYDLQAPSPSPPDSHNWLGTDEQARDVLARVLFGARISILFALLLTAISTVIGVCAGAIQGYYGGMTDLIGQRIQEIWSGLPVLYLLIILSGFVSPNFWWLLGIMALFSWLALVDVVRAEFLRGRSLEYVKAARALGLTDTALMWRHILPNAMTSTLTYLPFIVTGAIATLTALDFLGFGMPAGSASLGELIGEAKRNLQAPWLGLTAFVVLALILSLLVFIGEACRDAFDPRS from the coding sequence ATGTTCGAGTTTTCTCCCCAGAGCAAACGCCGCATGGCGCTGTTCAAGGCCAACCGGCGGGGCTGGTGGTCGCTGTGGATCTTCCTCGCACTGATGCTGGTCTGTCTGTGTGGCGAGCTGATCGCCAACGACAAGCCGCTGGTGCTGAGCTACGAAGGCAGGCTGTACTACCCTGTTCTGCACACCTACATGGAAACCGACTTCGGTGGCGAACTGCCCTTCGAGCCGGACTACTCCAGTGACTACGTACGCCAACTGATCGCCGCCAAAAACGGCTGGATGCTGTTTGCACCGATCCCTTTCAGTTACGACACCATCAACTATGACCTGCAAGCTCCATCGCCCAGCCCGCCGGACAGCCACAACTGGCTGGGCACCGACGAGCAGGCCCGGGATGTGCTGGCGCGGGTGCTGTTTGGTGCCCGGATATCCATCCTCTTCGCCCTGCTGCTGACCGCGATCAGTACCGTGATCGGGGTCTGTGCCGGCGCGATCCAGGGCTACTACGGCGGCATGACCGACCTGATCGGCCAGCGGATTCAGGAAATCTGGTCCGGTTTGCCGGTGCTGTATCTGCTGATCATTCTGTCCGGCTTCGTTTCACCGAATTTCTGGTGGTTGCTGGGCATCATGGCGCTGTTCTCCTGGCTGGCGCTGGTGGATGTGGTACGGGCCGAATTCCTGCGCGGCCGCAGCCTGGAATACGTCAAGGCGGCCCGCGCCCTGGGCCTGACCGATACGGCGCTGATGTGGCGGCACATCCTGCCCAACGCCATGACCAGCACCCTGACCTATCTGCCCTTCATCGTCACGGGCGCCATCGCCACCCTGACCGCGCTGGACTTTCTCGGCTTCGGCATGCCCGCAGGCAGCGCCTCGCTGGGTGAACTGATCGGTGAAGCCAAGCGCAATCTGCAAGCCCCCTGGCTGGGGCTGACCGCCTTTGTGGTACTGGCGCTGATTCTTTCCCTGTTGGTGTTCATCGGCGAAGCCTGCCGCGACGCTTTCGATCCCCGGAGCTGA
- a CDS encoding microcin C ABC transporter permease YejB has product MLAYMIRRLLLIIPTLLAILIVNFLIVQAAPGGPVEQAIARIQGFSPNGVGGGGGEVAASGTASRSTRGLDPALIEAIKEHYGFEKPMHERLWLMLKNYAQLDFGTSFFRGAEVTELIAQKLPVSLSLGLWATLITYLISIPLGIRKAVRHGSAFDVWSSTLVIIGYATPAFLFAILLIVVFAGGSYLSWFPAQGLLSDNFDSLSAWGKVKDYLWHLVLPVSALVIGGFATLTILTKNSFLNEISRQYVVTARAKGLTEHRVLYGHVFRNAMLLVVAGIPQALIEVFFAGSLLIETIFGLDGLGRMSYEAAVSRDYPVVFGTLFLFTLFGLLIKLVGDLCYTLVDPRIDFSARSA; this is encoded by the coding sequence ATGCTGGCTTATATGATTCGACGCCTGTTGCTGATCATCCCCACGCTGCTGGCCATTCTGATTGTGAACTTCCTGATCGTACAGGCGGCGCCCGGCGGCCCGGTCGAGCAGGCCATCGCCCGCATTCAGGGCTTCAGTCCCAACGGGGTCGGCGGTGGCGGTGGCGAAGTGGCGGCCTCCGGCACGGCAAGCCGCAGCACTCGCGGGCTGGACCCGGCACTGATCGAGGCGATCAAGGAGCACTACGGCTTCGAAAAACCCATGCACGAACGTCTGTGGCTGATGCTCAAGAACTATGCACAGCTGGATTTCGGCACCAGCTTCTTTCGTGGTGCCGAAGTGACGGAACTGATTGCCCAGAAACTGCCGGTATCACTGTCCCTGGGACTATGGGCCACGCTGATTACCTACCTGATCTCCATACCGCTGGGCATCCGCAAGGCCGTGCGGCATGGCAGTGCGTTCGATGTCTGGAGCAGCACGCTGGTCATCATCGGCTATGCCACGCCTGCGTTTCTGTTCGCCATTCTGTTGATCGTGGTCTTTGCCGGGGGCAGTTACCTCAGCTGGTTTCCGGCGCAAGGCCTGCTCTCGGACAACTTCGACAGCCTCAGTGCCTGGGGCAAGGTCAAAGACTACCTCTGGCATCTGGTGCTGCCGGTCAGTGCCCTGGTGATCGGCGGTTTTGCCACGCTGACCATCCTCACCAAGAACAGCTTTCTCAACGAGATCAGCCGTCAGTATGTGGTCACGGCACGAGCCAAAGGCCTCACGGAACACCGGGTTCTGTATGGCCATGTGTTCCGCAACGCCATGCTGCTGGTGGTCGCCGGGATTCCGCAGGCCTTGATCGAGGTGTTTTTCGCCGGCTCCCTGCTGATCGAAACCATCTTCGGCCTCGATGGGCTGGGGCGCATGAGCTACGAGGCGGCGGTGTCGCGGGACTATCCGGTGGTGTTCGGCACGCTGTTTCTGTTCACGCTGTTCGGCCTGCTGATCAAGCTGGTGGGCGACCTGTGCTACACGCTGGTCGACCCGCGCATCGACTTTTCCGCGAGGAGCGCCTGA
- a CDS encoding extracellular solute-binding protein — protein sequence MLHTSRFLRRLLLGVVLYGYGQALLAAPTHALTVYGEAPKYPVGFQHFAYVNPDAPKGGSLTRSAEEIGQFNYLNPYVDQGINVVQLDTWVYSPLAYRSLDEPYTVYGLIAEKMEMAPDGLWIRFFINPKARFEDGTPVTANDVRYTFELMTTKASFSYRPMYEDVKDVVMEGPLQIRFDFKNNLNRMLALDIASMRILPEHWWKNRDFANGGGFEPPLGNGPYRVAKVDAGRSVVFERVKDWWAKDLPVSRGLYNFDTLTVNFYGDTEIARQLLQAGAFDYNREFSSAGYTVGYSGPAIDDGRLQKHILARQRPVAAQGFVFNLDNPVFQDRRVREALSLLWDFEWLNRRVMRSFYVREQSYFPKSEMAATQLPDAAELKILEPLRGQVPDEVFTQVYQPPSTDGSGYIRDKQLQALKLLAEAGWHPRNNKLVNAAGEPLTFSFLDGQGGFDRLILPFKRTLAQIGITLNFMRIDSAQYINRLNARDYDMIVVSLPKNGNPLISPGRELYNLFGSQSATQVGSSNAMVLRNPAVDRLIDGLVAANSRQDMVLYARALDRVLQWGYYMIPNYYSKGTPLVFANRFGRPEIEPVYDIGLETWWQISPTALTNAQASALTGKTTAAKEP from the coding sequence ATGTTGCATACCTCCCGTTTTCTAAGGCGCCTGCTGCTGGGCGTTGTTCTGTACGGTTATGGGCAGGCACTGCTGGCCGCGCCGACCCACGCCTTGACGGTCTATGGCGAAGCACCGAAATACCCTGTGGGCTTTCAGCACTTCGCTTACGTCAACCCGGACGCCCCCAAGGGCGGCTCGCTCACACGCTCGGCCGAAGAAATCGGCCAGTTCAATTACCTGAACCCGTATGTCGATCAAGGCATAAACGTGGTTCAACTCGACACCTGGGTCTATTCCCCGCTGGCCTATCGCTCACTGGATGAGCCCTACACGGTGTACGGCCTGATCGCGGAAAAAATGGAAATGGCCCCCGATGGCCTCTGGATTCGTTTCTTCATCAACCCCAAGGCGCGCTTCGAGGACGGCACACCCGTCACCGCCAATGATGTGCGCTACACCTTTGAACTGATGACCACCAAGGCCAGCTTCAGCTACCGGCCCATGTATGAGGACGTCAAGGATGTGGTCATGGAAGGACCGCTACAGATTCGCTTCGACTTCAAGAACAACCTCAACCGCATGCTGGCTCTGGATATCGCCAGCATGCGCATCCTTCCCGAGCACTGGTGGAAGAACAGAGACTTTGCCAACGGTGGAGGTTTCGAGCCACCGCTGGGCAACGGGCCTTACCGGGTCGCGAAAGTCGACGCCGGACGCAGTGTGGTCTTCGAGCGGGTCAAGGACTGGTGGGCCAAAGACCTGCCGGTCAGCCGCGGGCTGTATAACTTCGACACCCTGACCGTGAATTTCTACGGCGACACGGAAATCGCCCGGCAACTGCTGCAGGCCGGAGCCTTCGACTACAACCGGGAGTTCTCATCGGCAGGCTACACCGTCGGCTACAGCGGCCCGGCCATCGACGACGGACGTCTGCAAAAACACATCCTGGCCCGGCAACGCCCCGTTGCGGCACAGGGCTTTGTCTTCAATCTGGACAACCCCGTCTTTCAGGATCGACGGGTTCGCGAAGCGTTATCGTTGCTGTGGGACTTCGAGTGGCTGAATCGTCGGGTCATGCGCAGTTTCTACGTGCGTGAACAGAGCTACTTCCCCAAGAGCGAGATGGCCGCCACGCAATTGCCGGACGCTGCCGAACTGAAGATTCTCGAGCCCCTGCGCGGCCAGGTCCCGGATGAGGTATTCACACAGGTCTACCAGCCACCCAGCACCGACGGCAGCGGCTATATCCGCGACAAGCAGCTACAGGCCCTGAAGCTGCTGGCCGAGGCGGGCTGGCATCCGCGCAACAACAAGCTGGTCAACGCGGCAGGCGAGCCACTGACTTTCAGCTTTCTCGACGGCCAGGGCGGCTTCGACCGGTTGATATTGCCGTTCAAACGCACCCTGGCGCAGATCGGCATCACCCTGAATTTCATGCGCATCGATTCGGCGCAGTACATCAACCGGCTCAACGCACGGGACTACGACATGATCGTGGTCAGTCTGCCGAAAAACGGCAACCCGCTGATTTCCCCGGGCCGTGAACTGTACAACCTGTTTGGCTCGCAAAGCGCCACACAAGTGGGCAGCTCCAACGCCATGGTCTTGCGCAATCCCGCTGTGGACAGGTTGATCGATGGCCTGGTCGCCGCCAACAGTCGTCAGGACATGGTGCTTTATGCCCGCGCCCTGGATCGGGTCCTGCAATGGGGCTACTACATGATTCCCAACTACTACTCCAAAGGAACGCCGTTGGTGTTCGCCAATCGTTTTGGCAGGCCCGAGATCGAGCCCGTCTACGACATTGGCCTGGAAACCTGGTGGCAGATCAGCCCGACAGCACTGACCAATGCCCAGGCTTCTGCCCTGACAGGCAAGACCACCGCCGCGAAGGAGCCATAA